The DNA segment GCCTTTCGGTTGGGAGGACTGAGCGGCCGTCATTCTGGAAATCCCGTTGCCGGGGAAACAGACTCAGATAAACGTACTTTTTAGTGCTCAGACTGGGGGCCGTCTCTGCAGGTAACCACCGAGGTCCCTGTAGGCGCGAGCTCTGCTCGCGAACCGGGCCTTCGCGAGCAGAGCTCGCTCCTACGGAAGTTGAATCCCTGGCTGATCTGATACGGTTTTTCACACTGAAACTGGCGCTGTTTATAGGCAGCCCTGCTGGCCATAGTGACGGCTCCGCCTGCCTTGCTGGAGCCGCTTGCATGTACCACTACGACGACTACGACCGCGCCCTGGTGCAGGAGCGCGTGGCGCAATTCCGCGACCAGGTGGCGCGGCGCATCAGCGGAGAACTGAGCGAGGAAGAGTTCCTGCCGTTGCGCCTGCAGAACGGCCTCTATATGCAAAAGCACGCCTACATGCTGCGGGTCGCCATTCCTTACGGGACGCTGTCGTCGAACCAGCTCCGCTGCCTGGCGCGCATCGCCCGCGAGCACGATCGCGGCTACGGCCACTTCACCACCCGGCAGAACATCCAGTTCAACTGGATCGAATTGGCCGAGGTGCCGGACATCCTCCAGCAGTTGGCCGAGGTCGAGATGCACGCCATCCAGACCTCCGGCAACTGCGTACGCAACATCACCACCGAAGCCTTCGCCGGGGTCGCCGCTGACGAGTTGCTGGACCCGCGCCCGCTGGCGGAAATCCTGCGCCAGTGGTCCACGATCAATCCCGAGTTCCTCTTCCTGCCGCGCAAATTCAAGATCGCCCTCTGCTCCGCCGGGCAGGACCGCGCAGCAGTGCAGATGCACGATATCGGCTTGTACCTGTATCGCGACGATTCCGACGAGATGCGCCTGCGGGTGCTGGTGGGCGGGGGATTGGGACGCACGCCGATTCTTGGCCAGCAGATCCGCGACGGCCTGCACTGGCGCCACCTGCTGTCGTATGTCGAAGCCATCCTGCGGGTCTACAACCGCCATGGCCGGCGCGACAACAAGTACAAGGCGCGGATCAAGATCCTGGTCAAGGCACTGGGCATCGAGGCCTTTGCCCGCGAGGTGGAAGCCGAATGGCAGTACCTGAAGAACGGCCCGGCCGAGTTGACGGAGACTGAGTACCAACGGGTCGCCAGTAGCTTCGATGCGCCGACCTATGCGCGGCTGGATGACACTGACCTCGACTTTGGCAGTCAACTGGCACGGGACCCGGAGTTCGCCCGCTGGTGCGCGCGCAACCTGCAACCGCACAAGGTGCCGGGTTATGCTGCCGTGGTGCTGTCCACCAAGCCCGGGCCGGGTGCCCCGCCCGGCGATGTCACCGATATCCAGATGGAGGCCGTGGCCGATTGGGCCGAGCGCTTCGGCTTTGGCGAAATCCGCATCGCCCATGAACAGAACCTGGTGCTGCCCGACGTGCGCAAGGCCGACCTGCACTCGCTCTGGCTGCTGGCCCGCGAAAAGGGCCTGGCGACCGCCAACATTGGCCTGCTCACCGACATCATCGCCTGCCCGGGTGGCGACTACTGCTCCCTGGCCAATGCCAAGTCCATCCCCATCGCCCAGGCCATTCAGGCGCGCTTTGTCGACCCGCTGGCGTTGCAGGAACTGGGTGAGCTGAGTCTCAACATCTCCGGCTGCATGAACGCCTGCGGGCATCACCACATCGGCAACATCGGCATCCTCGGTGTGGATAAGGGTGGCAGCGAGTGGTACCAGATCACCCTGGGCGGCGCTCAGGGCATGGACAGCGAGTTGGGCAAGGTGATCGGGCCTTCCTTCAGTGCCGACGAGGTGCCGGATGTGATCGGAAAGGTTGTGGAAACCTTCCGCGATTACCGCGAGCCGGAGGAGCGCTTCGTCGACACCGTGCGGCGTATCGGCCTGGACCCCTTCAAGGAACGGGTCTACGCCCGCTTGGAGGTATCGGCATGAACAACCTGATCAAGCTCGTGGACGGTGAAGCTCGCCTGGTGGAGGACCCCTGGACCCTCGTTCGCGAGGCAGGAGAATCCCTGCCTGACGGGCAGCTGGTCCTGCCGCTGGCGCTCTGGCGCGAGCGCGGCGGCCGCGACGGGCTGTTGCTGCAGCCGGATGATGAAGTGGAGCCGCTGGCGCCGTTGGCCGGCGATCTGCCGCTGATCGCGGTGGACTTTCCGAACTTCCGTGACGGTCGCGGCTACAGCCAGGCCTACCTGCTGCGTACCCGCCTGGGATGGCGCGGAGAGCTGCGTGCGGTAGGCGATGTACTGCGCGACCAGCTCAGCCACATGCGCCAGTGCGGTTTCGATGCCTTCGCCGTGCGTGAAGACAAATCCGTCGAAGACGCACTCAAGGGGCTGGCCGGTGTGAGCGTGCTGTATGGGCGCTCGGTGATCGAGCCAAAGCCTCTATTTCGTAGGCGCTAAGAGATTTCGTACATGAATGGTAAAAATTCCTCGCTTAGAGTTGCTGATTTTCTGACCTAGCATTCGCAGTTCGTTTATCCGAACTGGAAACCAATGGACAGCGATAGTTGTAAGCCGCCCCCTGCAACCCCGGGTGCGGCCGTCCCCCTCCCCACTGGCGTCTGCGCACGCCGATTCGAATTACAGCTCCCCGCTGCCTACTCTTCGTGCATGTCGATGCAACGCCCGCAGGCGTGGTTCGCGCCTGCCCGTAAACCTGGTTCGAGCGCCTGACCCCAATGGAATGGATAGTTGACCCCACGGCCTGGCTGGGCCTCTTGACCCTGATCGTCCTGGAAATCGTCCTGGGCATCGACAACCTGGTATTCATCGCCATCCTGGCTGACAAGTTGCCGCCCCATCAGCGGGACCGCGCGCGGCTGATCGGCCTGTCGTTGGCATTGGTGATGCGCCTGGGCCTGCTGGCCAGCATCTCCTGGTTGGTCACCCTCACCACGCCGCTGTTCGAGGTGTTCGATAAGAGCTTCTCCGGCCGTGACCTGATCATGCTGTTCGGTGGTGTGTTCCTGCTGTTCAAGGCCACCATGGAATTGCATGAGCGCCTGGAAGGTCGGGTCCACAGCCAGGGCGGCAGCCGTACCTACGCGCTGTTCTGGCCGGTGGTGGCGCAGATCGTGGTGCTGGATGCGGTGTTCTCCCTCGACGCGGTGATCACGGCCGTGGGCATGGTTGAACACCTGGAAGTGATGATGATCGCCGTGGTGGTCTCCATCGGCCTGATGATCATCGCCAGCAAGCCGCTGACCGCCTTCGTCAACGCCCATCCCACGGTGATCATGCTGTGCCTGGGCTTCCTGATGATGATCGGTTTCAGCCTGACCGCCGAAGGCTTGGGCTTCCACATCCC comes from the Pseudomonas sp. TCU-HL1 genome and includes:
- a CDS encoding nitrite/sulfite reductase, with translation MYHYDDYDRALVQERVAQFRDQVARRISGELSEEEFLPLRLQNGLYMQKHAYMLRVAIPYGTLSSNQLRCLARIAREHDRGYGHFTTRQNIQFNWIELAEVPDILQQLAEVEMHAIQTSGNCVRNITTEAFAGVAADELLDPRPLAEILRQWSTINPEFLFLPRKFKIALCSAGQDRAAVQMHDIGLYLYRDDSDEMRLRVLVGGGLGRTPILGQQIRDGLHWRHLLSYVEAILRVYNRHGRRDNKYKARIKILVKALGIEAFAREVEAEWQYLKNGPAELTETEYQRVASSFDAPTYARLDDTDLDFGSQLARDPEFARWCARNLQPHKVPGYAAVVLSTKPGPGAPPGDVTDIQMEAVADWAERFGFGEIRIAHEQNLVLPDVRKADLHSLWLLAREKGLATANIGLLTDIIACPGGDYCSLANAKSIPIAQAIQARFVDPLALQELGELSLNISGCMNACGHHHIGNIGILGVDKGGSEWYQITLGGAQGMDSELGKVIGPSFSADEVPDVIGKVVETFRDYREPEERFVDTVRRIGLDPFKERVYARLEVSA
- a CDS encoding DUF934 domain-containing protein; translated protein: MNNLIKLVDGEARLVEDPWTLVREAGESLPDGQLVLPLALWRERGGRDGLLLQPDDEVEPLAPLAGDLPLIAVDFPNFRDGRGYSQAYLLRTRLGWRGELRAVGDVLRDQLSHMRQCGFDAFAVREDKSVEDALKGLAGVSVLYGRSVIEPKPLFRRR